From the Phyllopteryx taeniolatus isolate TA_2022b chromosome 16, UOR_Ptae_1.2, whole genome shotgun sequence genome, one window contains:
- the mreg gene encoding melanoregulin — protein MGSWFSKFCMQCFCCCCPADDDGDDSEKQPLVGTPDPLEYFNREVQKRRDEEANLWSEPGDPSHTERDDDRTLHVLLQARNKTRMGSTGYRRLSVDIEAMRDTRREVRDKWKTILENLGFMAEADSLLTVSAGASLDRMRNAAAARSLLQTLHSETSLFSSREPPPERYLFILDRLLYLDIAEDFVSKAKRFYPPRDDSDEDGPLCAINLPLLLARVDAMNGCPDDNSVESVEKP, from the exons ATGGGCTCGTGGTTCTCCAAGTTCTGCATGCAGTgtttctgctgctgctgtcctGCCGACGATGACGGAGACGACAGCGAGAAGCAGCCCTTAGTGGg GACTCCGGATCCGTTGGAGTATTTCAACCGCGAGGTGCAGAAGCGCCGCGACGAGGAGGCCAACCTGTGGAGCGAGCCGGGGGACCCCAGCCACACGGAGCGGGATGACGACCGGACGCTTCACGTACTGCTGCAGGCCCGCAACAAGACCCGCATGGGTTCCACG GGCTACCGCCGGTTGAGCGTGGACATTGAGGCCATGCGAGACACCCGTAGGGAAGTCCGGGATAAGTGGAAAACCATCTTGGAGAACCTCG GCTTCATGGCTGAGGCCGACTCGCTTCTGACCGTGTCGGCCGGCGCCTCGCTGGACCGCATGCGCAACGCTGCCGCCGCGCGCTCTCTGCTGCAGACGCTCCACTCCGAGACGTCGCTCTTCAGCAGCAGGGAACCGCCGCCGGAGAGATATCTCTTCATCCTG GATCGCTTGCTGTACCTGGACATCGCCGAAGACTTTGTGTCCAAGGCCAAGCGCTTCTACCCGCCTCGGGACGACTCTGACGAGGACGGCCCATTATGCGCCATCAACCTGCCTCTGCTGCTGGCCCGCGTGGACGCCATGAACGGCTGCCCCGACGACAATAGCGTGGAGAGTGTAGAGAAGCCTTGA